The genome window ACCGCTGTGGCTGTCTAAAGTTTTAGTGTTCTAGTGTCTACATTTATTGTGTAGTTTCTATGTTGTCCAGTGCAATTGGAAGCTAAATCGTTGAGGGAATGATATAAGAACAAATGTCCAAATTTTTATTCCTGTACCAGGGCTATTGCTGATCATCTCTCTCGTGACCATGGGATGGAAATATCTCCAAAAGATGTTTTTTTAACTCTTGGCGGAAGACAAGCAATTGATATCATGCTGACAGTCCTTGCTCGTCCTGGTGCCAACATACTGCTTCCTAAACCAGGATATTCGTTCTATGAAGCTCGTGCCACCTTTAGCCAGCTTGAAATTCGCCATTATGATCTTTTACCAGAGCAGGGATGGGAGGTCGACCTGAGTCATGTAGAAACACTTGCTGATGATAAAACAGTTGCTATTGCTATTATCAACCCTGGTAATCCATGTGGAAATGTGTATACATATGAGCATTTACAGAAGGTAAAAATAGAGTGCACCtattttccaaaatttacatTTTGATCAAATGTTGGTGACTGACGAGGCTTTGCTTTACACAGGTGGCAGAGACTGCGAAAAAGCTTGGATTTCTAGTAATTGCTGATGAAGCTTATGCTCATCTTACTTTTGGGAAGAATCCATTTGTGCCAATGCGAGTTTTTAGTTCAATTGTACCAGTTCTTACACTTGGCTCTTTATCAAAGAGATGGATGCTTCCTGGTTGGCGACTTGGTTGGCTTGTGACGAGTGATCAAAATGGCATCCTCCAAAGACATGGGGTtccttctctccctctctcctttactttctttttctttagtaGTACGATATCAGTTACTTTGTTGTTCTCAGAAAAAGTTACACGAAATTTGCTGAAAGATGACATTTGGTTGATAAGAATGTTTTCACTGACGTTCTGATAGAATAAAAGAGAATCTGGGGATTGCAGCCTACTCCCTATTTAAGAAGCAAATTTGGTAGATTACTTTTCTGTAAAGTTTCATTGTCAGGACTACTTCATTAGTAGTTCACTGAgaggtttcaaattttttaagaTAGAAAAGTTGCAACCGTGAACTGCTAATTTGATCCTCACAGGAGTTAGATTGTGAGTAAATGTGACACGCTAAAGGAAGGTGAAGATTTCTAGTTCATGTCTTGGTTTAGAGAACAACATGAATGAATGGTCCCCAATAAAACTTAAAGGGTGAAAGGAAGATGAAAATTGTTGTTCCAAGGTTCTTGAGTTGAATAGACATGAATGGTTTTGTTGGAGGAATCTGTTGATTAAATGTTGATGTCAGTACACATCAATGGGAACACATGATCAAAAAACATATGCACTGAGTAACAACATGGACTTCGTGCATATATAGAGTCTAGCTTTATTGACTTACAGTTATTTTCTCCATGCCAAACTTGATTTGTATTAACAGAATCAAGGATCTCAAGTTTGTGTGGAATTAAACCACTGATGTATTAATTGTTGTGTTCATCTTATGATGTCAGATTATTGATAGCATAAAGAGCTGTCTTGACATCACGCCAGAGCCAGTAAATTTCATTCAGGTATTTGATCGCAGATGCTCATCTTTTCTTGAAAGGCTTTCTTTTGTAAGACCAGGTCCAGAAGTATCATCAGTTGAATGCCACTTACGtggttgtttgttttgaaatcaAGCAAATTAGCCATCTAGATGATTTATTACTCTTTTTCAGTTTAAGAGCAATGAGAAGACTAGAAGGGTGAGATAGAAATTGAAcaaattctacaattttctaATGTTATAGTCAACAAGAGTTCATGTACGCGTCCGGATCTTCAAGATGCATGCAATCTGCTTCTATTCATCTCTTTAGGTTATTGCTCTGTTTCATTTAGTTAAATACATCAATGTTCAAATGACAGCTGCTGCCCTACCAAGTTTTTGTTGCTGGTGTCTTACGTTGTCTATTAAACATCTAGCGTACCTCAACACGCAGTAGAAATAAAGGTTTCTTTGATCATCATCTTGGCACATTGCGTATAAGAGCACCATTGTTTATTCTTCAGGCAGCTCTTCCAAAATTGCTGAAAGAAATACCAGAGGACTACCACTTAAGGACTCTAAATTTGCTAAGGGAAACAGCAGATGTTTGCTATGATAGACTCAAGGATATCCCGTGCTTTATATGCCCATACAAGCCTGAAGGATCCATGTTTGTTATGGTAAGATTAATACTGAAAATTTGGTGAACCTAATCATGCTTCAAGTTTGTGGACTCAATACTTTAACAGATGATGTTCCGTTCCAGGTGAAACTAAACTTATCACTACTGGAAGGCATAAACAATGATATGGAGTTCTGCCTCAGACTTGCCAATGAGGAATCTGTAGTTGTCCTGCCTGGTATGATTTTATAGAATAAGGAATCCTGACTTTTCCTGGATTCTTGATCTCATGAAGTATGCCTAGAGAGACTTCTAAGTTGGACATTTGGTGTTTATTCTCTGTATCATATGTCATATTACTCGGTCTATTGGTTATGCTAAAGTTTCTAATATCTGTTCAAGAGTGTCACTAGCAGTAACAACATGGTATATCTCAAGGCTCAAAAGCATGATGCCTGAAATAGTTTTTCTCTAGCATCACCAGGGCTGTTTAAAGTAAGCCCTTTTCAGGTCCTGAATGTTGGGATGCCTCGTGGAGTTCGTCTTAACCATGAAACCTGAAACCTCAGCTTACTCCTGTTCTTGCTAAACAATTTTCTGCTTTCTGAACTATGTAAATATCTGAGGTCGACACTTTACATGTGTCTGAAATCCATCATCTTTTGCTGAGCAGTCCACCTGAATAAACTTTTTGATGcaaaaaatatctcaaagtAGCACGTAATTGTTGCATCTATACATTTGAGGATGAAATTGTTGTATTATCAGTTAATGTTGGTTTATCATCTTTTTCCAGGGTATCCCATGGGGCTGAAGAACTGGCTGCGTGTAACTTTTGCTGTCGAATTATCTTTGCTTGAGGATGGTCTTGAGAGAATCCGAGCTTTCTGCGCAAGACATGCTAAAAAGCACTGAAATAAACATCATGTTGATCAAGCTACTGTGATCGACAGGTTAGCATTCAGCCTACTATGTCCACTTCCCTGAAGCTCGAAGTTGTTTTAGCTGCCTCTGTCCTCCCTGCAACTCAAAAACAGTAGGAAGATTGTTTCTTCCTTTCAATGACACTGGTTCAGTGTATAAACTATCAATCCTGTACTTCTTCTTTGCTTTTGACTCTTCTATCCAAATTTAGTTAAAATTTGGGCACTATTTGTGATGATCTCATCtcccctagggtgtacccaaGAGtttggcagaccgcctgcccaactctcgttagGACTCACTACATTCACTacaataaattttcaaaataattgtTAACACCTCCAAATTAACATCAGAATTCAACAAttcaaccaataattcaaatttaattacAATTCAAAAGTGAAATATAAGATACACTATCAATGATAAAAAATACAACATGTCTACCAAAAGTACATGTGCAAGAGGATCAGTACACGTTAGTTCAATCTTATCCGCTCCGAACCTCAACTCttgtaaagaaaacaaactaatgagaTGAACTTATACCCAATGAGATTCCCAAACAAGCATTCAAGCCAAATACCAgtcaaatcacaaaaatattGCATTTAACAATTTAACACACtttgtacaataataaaaagtaATAAATAGTCTCGAGCCATTTAAGAagtaatcattcaatcatttaaaAGATACGAACTCACTTAGAACCATTCATGCATTTAGTCATTCAGTCtccttccatttcttccttATAACTTCTGATATTTGAAAAaacatttgaaaacaaaaatcatgacaTTGATCATTTTATTTAGTTAGTCATTTAGTCAttcatttattgcatttcattcactaGCCCGTACTTCACCTGATTTCGCGgtcatattcgagtataccaaaacagtGGTCTAGGGTTTCCAACCTACTCGACCGATTCTACTTCTAACTCGAATAGGCTAGTGACAAAGGGCAAAGGCCCAATTTAATCAatgacttacattcatgcacaagtaatattCAATCatataatcattgaaaattcatattcaCTTAAATCGAAGGTGGTAAAGTAGACACTCGCCTGTCAATAGCAAAGTGATTTTTGAAATACATTTAATAGTCAAATAATAACCATACAATCAAGGCATTTAATTCACAaacacaaggaacactcaccacttGATCTTAATGTTTCCACTTCAAACCCTGATTTGTCTTTTCAAGTCCTGTAGTCATATAAACTGTCAAGAGTCTATCCATTTACAATCAAGATAAATGAGAAAATATGAGTTTGAAGTTTCacttaataaaaacaaaattatatGTTTAACCCTAATATAACTTCTGAAAGAGCCAcaatttcttgttcaaatcAAGGAAAAATCACATGTATGATAGATCCATGTTTCAAGTATAATATGGAGCAAAAACATGTCGATTATATCCAAGAATTTGAAGACAACAGGACAAGATTTTCGAGacacaaaactgaaaatttcgaGCAAGAAAAACATGTTGGagaaaactcattttccttCTCTTGTCTTGACTCAAATCCAACATACAGGTGAAGATTTAGGTTTAATAAAGTATTTTGAGCACAACCTTGCCAAAATCaccacaaaattctggaaatcaAAATTGGAAATGGCCATTTTCTAGCTGGCCAACTCTAATAGAAATTACAGCAAGTTTTTCCTAAATTTCCAAcaaaatttctaactttcaaCCTTATTTTCTTGGCGAAGTTGctatcaatcaagatatcatgTCATGCATATATGAACCATCTTCTTAATAAACAAACGCATCAAAATTTCACATATTCAAAATTCTAAATTAAACTAACTGGATTGTGCACCAAAGTTGGAAATTGCACATAATTTTGACAAATCATGAAATCTTTTATAAAATCATGCCTTTTATCTTATAGAGTATCATCCATCAAATAGACAAGTGAAGAAAAATAAGTTTGCTATTAAGTTTACCTCTTAAATCCCACAaaacaaagttggaaattcacAACATAAtctgaaaatcatgaaatccactatacaagtttttcttttaacttCTATAATATCATAtatcaaataaattcaaagaTAAGAGAAGATTTCTAACAAAGTTCACCTCTTTACCTCCAAAACCTTAGATAGACAGTCAAGCAAGAAGTACCCAAGGGTTTCTCCTTCAAAACTTCTCCAATAGCTTCCTTCCAAGTTTGATTCAAGATTTGTCGGAGTAGACTAggattttctcttgttttctctcaCTAATTAAGCAAGAAATCAATACTTGAATTTAGAGTTGATTTTTCCCACTTTTCCCCtcaagaatttcggccaagacaagataaggaaggaagaaatagtgaagaaagaaaagcttatCTTGGTCAAGGTTTTGGTCAACTTTGGTTGGTTACTTGACAAATAGCAAGAAAAGATGAGATATCTGTCTCTTTGTCTCTTTATTTGTCTCTAATTCACCAAGATATCTAGAGTTTTTTAAGTAACTCTTAACACCTCATGTCACATAGTCCCTTTTGCGCAAAACTTCTTATAATCCTCCAAATTTATTACACACACTTCACTAGTTGATCACATTAGTATACTGTACTATGAAACTTAACATGCATCGAGGTAAATAATAAAATAGGGGGAAAATCATGATGCAACCATTAAAACAACTCAGAATTTAAGGCAGGTAAATTCAAATAAGAGGTATAAAAATAAGTAGAATTTTGGGGTCTCACACCATTTATCTAAGGGGCACAAGAAATTAACTTTAATGTTCACACTTCGGCTGTTGACGATTCATGAAAATCCCATCTAAAGGTTACAAATGCCCACTCTGGAAGGAAAATTTGTGGCCACTTATATTTGGGGCTGAAATGATTCAAGAATAGGAATTGTCATACAAAATGCAAGAAATTAAAGtaagaaaacaacatattccGCTAGAATCTCAAGTGTCAATTTTAAagtaaccaaaaaaaaactaCTTAAAGTACTAGAAAGTCCCAATGCTCACTTGCTTTCTGAACCGCCATTGGCATTGCCCATGCAGCCCATAAAAGTCAAGAACAATAACGGACTTGTCTCCGTTTTCTAATCGTTACAAAAGTAAAACCCCACAAACCCACTACCGCcgttaaatttcaaattattgAAAAGATACGTTGTCTCCCTAACGgctattctttctttttttttcattttttttttttgcccttttctctttctcctcCTCACCTATTTCAGAATCAAGAATGCCATACTCAAAAAACccatcaaaatttccaaaatctttgCCAAGGAATCCGAAATCCATGGATCCAACACCTCCTTATCATCGATCTGACCCCAAAAGCCGAACCAAATCGGCCTCAAGACTCTCAAAACTCCGCTACTACAACGAGCAAAACGAAGTAACAACCCCAAATCTTTCTCTTGAAATTGTCCCTTCTTCACCAACTATGGCCTCTCCTTCACCTTCAAAGTCTCCTTACGGGCTTCCTCTTCACGAACTCCTGCTTCTTTCGCCTTCTCCTCTAAGAAGATCGAAAACCCGTCTCGCGGATAGGCTTGAAATGGCTGATGATGCAGCAGCTGCCGAGGGAAATGGGGCTCGGAAGAGATTCAAGAATAGGAATGCTTCTCTCGGATTGCTGGCTCATGCTTCTCCGAGGAATAATAGGCGGTCAAGGAGACGGTTGGAGCAAGATATGAGGGAAGAGAAGGACTTTGGTGGTGGAGAAGATATGGTGGTGAAGCCAAGGAAGAAAAGGCATAGTGGTAGGTCTAAGAAGGATAAGCTCAGTTTGGTCCCTTCAATTCCGTCACCAAGTATGTTCAGATTGTGTTGAAAATCTTGATATTTTTAAGTTATTTGTTGCTTTATGAATTATTCctgcttttaaaaatttttgttggtTTATTGATTTTGTGCTTGTTTGATGTTTGATTTTATGATTAGAAACAAATGATGAGTATGAGTGTAATCTGGATGGGGTTAGGCAAGTGATAAGTGACTTGATTATGTGGAAAGATGTTGCAAAATCGAGCCTTTGGTTTGGTTTTGGTTCACTTTGCTTCGTCTCTTCTTGCTTTACAAGTGGTATCAACGTTAGGTACGCTCAACTTCTGCTCCAATAGTCAGATTTGATTAAAGATATATTAATTTTAACATTAATATGTGACAAGTTTACACGGTATTGTTTCAGCATTTTCTCAGTCATGTCTCAGCTGGGGCTCTTGTTTTTGGGATTGTCATTCTTCACAAACTCAGTCCGTCAAAGGTAGGTGATTTTCGTCTTTAATGCCTTGAAGACTCGGATCaatttcttctcctttttgttttcttagttTTTGGTAACTTCATAGGGATGGTATTGGAAATAACCGTGAATTTAAGCTAAAGGATGAAGACATCTTAAGAGTAGGGAGATTGATACTTCCAGCTGCGAATCTAGCAATTTCAAAGACAAGGGAGCTGTTTTCAGGCGAGCCAGCAATGACCCTAAAGGTATCTGTGTGGTCTCGAGGCCATTTTGATAGTTTCAGCAGTTTAGCGTTGTTCAGAAGTGTTAAACAGCTACGTGTCATGCGCTGCATTAGGTAGTACCATTCCTACTTCTTGGAGCTGAGTACGGCCATCTTTTAACTCTACGGAGACTATGTGCACTTGGTAAGATCACTCCTTAATGATAATATTAGCATTATAGAATTCATCTGATTACAAATTATGAGAGATTTGTTGCCTGGAAATGTGATTACCATTTTTATGATTTTGACAGGCTTCTTTATCAGCTTTACTTGTCCGAAGCTATACTCCTCTTACTCGGTTCAGATATGCAGAAAAGGTAGTACAAGTTACCCAAATTCCTACCTACAGTAACTATATGATTCCTTATTGATCACAGAGGATATTGTTCATTCGTAAAAACAGTTGATTATCTACAATCTTGGATGTTGGAGAGATGGAGAGCTTGCTCTCATAAGAAGATTGTGGCAGCATCAGCAGTGACAGCTTTTTGGAATCTGACAAGCATCAGAATCCGAATCTTTGCAGGTAATCCTTTAACAGTTAACAAACTTCACCTCTCTAGGAGACTGAATGTTGTTATGTAGAATACTTCTAGGCAATTAAATGCTACAAATCATCTAACCTTTTTGTGGGAGGATGTTGGGGCATGCCTTGGTAATATATATTGTACATAGAAGTGTTAGGAAAGCTTAATCCGTAaaatttgcacgttgtttttaACATGTTTGTGATGATCTGTTGCAGCATTCATATGTCTAGTAATAGTTAGATACTCTAGGCAACATCAACATTTAGAAGCAAAGGTTGAAGAAGAGGTCGAAGCAGCCAAGGAACCTGAGCAGGAGGAGGAGCTACAGCGGGCGATGATTGTTGTAGAAAATGAGCCAATGAAGTAATGGCTAATCTGAGTACCTAAAGTCTTCGACTCTTTTCTATCCTTACTTTGCTTTCGAGCTGACCTGAAACTCTCTCCCCCAGTCCCCTCTTGTCCAGAAAGCTGACTTGTGTAGCATTGCAGTAGAGCTGCCAACATAGTTACCCTGTCCTTGTAAACTTGATTGTATAAATAAGATAGTCTTGGCACTTCTGTTGTGTTCTATTTACACAATTAGCAACATTGTAGCATCTTTTATTTGTGCAATATACATCTAGTTATAATCCTTAGTATTTTGAAATTCCACCTAGAGCAGTCTTTACTTTTAAATGTTATGGATTGCAATGAGATTTTTAAATGGTTCAAATAGGTTGCTTAAAAATTGAAGTGAAGTTTATTTCCCCTTGATACTTGGAACTTATCTTCCCTCTTCAAGCAAACTTTTATAGTTTAGATGCTTTCAATTGCTAAATGAAATTAGAGAAAATTTTGCATGGAATTCAGGTGTGAAATGGTAATAGTTCTTCCAATAATCGACAATGTGCATTCATCCCCTTAATAATTTCTAGCTATGTTTATGAATGGTCATTAATACTATTTCCATCCAAAATCTGCAATAAATTACTGAGCATTTTGGCACATGACACATAGTATGAGCAAGGTAAGTTTGATAACTTTTAAATGTACTTTAAAAGGATATTAAACCGTATCAAATGAGACAAGATGATGAGATTCAAAATGTGAGTTgagatataatatttttttggaCCCTAAAttcaaagttttcaaaagttttaagGAACAATTTACTTTAAACCTAATGGATTGAACAAAATTTTCTAGAAGTTTGAAGGACTATAATAGCAATTTACCTAAGGGAGGCCCACCCTActattttgggataatttcaaaaatctcccttgagatttttaacaatttcacctaattctcttaaattttcaaaaattacacatatttCCATGAGTTTATCATTTTGGTAACAAAAACCATCCAATggtaaaaattttgaatgaataatCCAAATATCCTTATGAAATTGTAAAGGTCATTTTATCTTCTtataaaaattctaaaaaaaaatcaaacatgCATAAAATTTTAAACCTACTTTCAACCATCATCTTTACTATTTTAAACCTTTCATATTTCCACATCTCAAATTAATACCATTATCATCATGATTACCACCACCATCAGTCTTTAAATTCTAAAACCTTAATCtaagttaaaaagaaaaaaaatcaatattatTAAACTCAAAACATTCTATAATATCTTATCCCTCAAATATTGGAGTACCAAGAGTAACTCCATCCTTTTTAAAACTTCAGTTTACATCTTTTtctattcatttaaaaaattttcaagtaaagctaaaattaatttataatatattaaaattATGTTTAGAACATAATTGGTTTTTTCATGAgtgaatcttgtttttattCCCATTAAATGTCTAATTGTGTGGTACATTCATATGCACAAGATTAGGAGTGGATTGTTTAATTGCATGAAAAATATTACTAACATATTAAGGTTATTATGGTCATTTTATAGGGTTAAGGGAGGGAAGTGTAATATTCAAAATATTAAGGGTATTTGgtaaaattgttagaaatctggggggaggtttctgaaattatccctactattttttcacattttcttatttatttatccaaATCACCTTATATATCAATTGACCAATTGTGTCAaattagggttagggttttatcgTTTACATAATGGCTACGGCGGCGAAACCAAATTCAACGGTGGCAACGACGACGGGTGCTAAGAGGAAACCCGTATTCGTTAAAGTGGAAGATCTCAAACCTGGCACCAATGGGCACACCTTAACCGTAAAGGTTGTTAGCGCCCAGGCCGTCGTGAACAAGGGCCCTAACGCAGGCGGAGGCGGCAGATCATCGGCGGCGCCGCTCGGCTCTCGTCCCCGCCCACGCATAGCTGAATGCCTTGTTGGTGATGAGACCGGAACCATTATTTTCACTGCCCGTAATGAGCAAAGTATAAAAtctattctctcttttttttttttttccatttccatttgttttttgggtattaaaaaaaatgaagaaaacttGGATAAAAGATGTTCTTTTGGTTGTTTGGTTTTCGAAAGTAGAGGAATAGCTTTAGCAGTCAGGCACTTTAGGAAGAAAAATATTGAGATAAGGATTCAAACTAGGAACCTGAATGTTTAAAAAATTGAATTGCGAAATTGGGCATGCTTTTGTTTGCTGCTTTGATATTTGAGATTAAAGAGTTTTGAGTTTGTTTTAGGGCAACTA of Coffea arabica cultivar ET-39 chromosome 5c, Coffea Arabica ET-39 HiFi, whole genome shotgun sequence contains these proteins:
- the LOC113688910 gene encoding nicotianamine aminotransferase 1-like, which gives rise to MENGKTANWNFKGDETVKKASAWTIKFALKTLRENLNANDKRAVIPLGYGDPSQFPSFKPSKVAEEAVIDAIQSGKFHCYAPGDGTPEAKRAIADHLSRDHGMEISPKDVFLTLGGRQAIDIMLTVLARPGANILLPKPGYSFYEARATFSQLEIRHYDLLPEQGWEVDLSHVETLADDKTVAIAIINPGNPCGNVYTYEHLQKVAETAKKLGFLVIADEAYAHLTFGKNPFVPMRVFSSIVPVLTLGSLSKRWMLPGWRLGWLVTSDQNGILQRHGIIDSIKSCLDITPEPVNFIQAALPKLLKEIPEDYHLRTLNLLRETADVCYDRLKDIPCFICPYKPEGSMFVMVKLNLSLLEGINNDMEFCLRLANEESVVVLPGYPMGLKNWLRVTFAVELSLLEDGLERIRAFCARHAKKH
- the LOC113689711 gene encoding reticulon-like protein B17 isoform X1, yielding MPYSKNPSKFPKSLPRNPKSMDPTPPYHRSDPKSRTKSASRLSKLRYYNEQNEVTTPNLSLEIVPSSPTMASPSPSKSPYGLPLHELLLLSPSPLRRSKTRLADRLEMADDAAAAEGNGARKRFKNRNASLGLLAHASPRNNRRSRRRLEQDMREEKDFGGGEDMVVKPRKKRHSGRSKKDKLSLVPSIPSPKTNDEYECNLDGVRQVISDLIMWKDVAKSSLWFGFGSLCFVSSCFTSGINVSIFSVMSQLGLLFLGLSFFTNSVRQRDGIGNNREFKLKDEDILRVGRLILPAANLAISKTRELFSGEPAMTLKVVPFLLLGAEYGHLLTLRRLCALGFFISFTCPKLYSSYSVQICRKVDYLQSWMLERWRACSHKKIVAASAVTAFWNLTSIRIRIFAAFICLVIVRYSRQHQHLEAKVEEEVEAAKEPEQEEELQRAMIVVENEPMK
- the LOC113689711 gene encoding reticulon-like protein B17 isoform X2, with translation MPYSKNPSKFPKSLPRNPKSMDPTPPYHRSDPKSRTKSASRLSKLRYYNEQNEVTTPNLSLEIVPSSPTMASPSPSKSPYGLPLHELLLLSPSPLRRSKTRLADRLEMADDAAAAEGNGARKRFKNRNASLGLLAHASPRNNRRSRRRLEQDMREEKDFGGGEDMVVKPRKKRHSETNDEYECNLDGVRQVISDLIMWKDVAKSSLWFGFGSLCFVSSCFTSGINVSIFSVMSQLGLLFLGLSFFTNSVRQRDGIGNNREFKLKDEDILRVGRLILPAANLAISKTRELFSGEPAMTLKVVPFLLLGAEYGHLLTLRRLCALGFFISFTCPKLYSSYSVQICRKVDYLQSWMLERWRACSHKKIVAASAVTAFWNLTSIRIRIFAAFICLVIVRYSRQHQHLEAKVEEEVEAAKEPEQEEELQRAMIVVENEPMK
- the LOC113689689 gene encoding uncharacterized protein At4g28440: MATAAKPNSTVATTTGAKRKPVFVKVEDLKPGTNGHTLTVKVVSAQAVVNKGPNAGGGGRSSAAPLGSRPRPRIAECLVGDETGTIIFTARNEQIDIMKPGTTLILRNAKIDMFKGSMRLAVDKWGRVEVTEPANFVAKEDNNLSLVEYELVNVVEE